One window of the Actinomycetota bacterium genome contains the following:
- a CDS encoding diguanylate cyclase, translated as MVDGALVHLRSPLYTPCSSNGSSVSSACATPPRRRTVLAEVGMMARVLVVDDAKEPRLLLRKILERDGHEVVEAEDGLEALSRLRETAFDLVVSDGLMPHMDGFRLRLEMRRDPGLAAVPFIFHTASFIDEADERLARDLGATAYLIKPASTTAVLEAVAEGLAVRGVATGSAAPELEESELARLLEGYSHRLEDKLDDKVVELRHERGEREAVRAALDHIPVPVLTLDAAGRVDFVNREARRFELGIEPAEPSGFDDEYAADEIRDTLSVARRCLAERRVSETTARLRRQDGRVRTMRVSIAPYEDSAGEPLGVVCAGADVTDQMEYVDLLRYLSEHDPLTDLPNRRVLESRFERLVQGLSSGSTGALLFVDVDHFKQINDEFGHDVGDAALVNIARTVRASAPREALVARLCGDEFGVLVEDVGRRGAQEVAETIREAVSVAQVVPAASSRQVTVSIGVNVFPDSETAAQALRTSDEALYRAKHTGRDRTEVVEAAKRRPADEPAPTPAITFRPMRSTLTGELVRLRACVDLASEPDSASEPGALGGPRATRATVEPLAGALLESAAGVAISMPLGLGDMLDPAVFGRLQEEVSRRGADPRCIALEVPAAHVLGCAPSETWIRAAGHSGFAMCLAVDETCASVAALPLSVFSELWFPASVLAHLKDSTGGCDAALAECDARGVTLVATGVDTRECLALVVEAGVEVAEGLVIGPDVHGPSGLAEPPEGDEVR; from the coding sequence ATGGTCGACGGCGCCCTCGTCCACCTGCGCTCACCCCTCTATACCCCTTGCTCATCAAACGGCTCGTCGGTATCAAGCGCTTGCGCAACGCCGCCCCGTCGCCGTACGGTTCTCGCGGAGGTGGGGATGATGGCGCGGGTGCTGGTGGTGGATGACGCCAAGGAACCCCGCCTGCTGCTGCGCAAGATCCTCGAGCGCGACGGTCATGAGGTCGTCGAAGCCGAGGACGGTCTGGAGGCGTTGAGCAGGCTACGTGAGACCGCCTTCGACCTGGTGGTCTCCGACGGGCTCATGCCGCACATGGACGGGTTCCGTCTCCGGCTCGAGATGCGGCGAGACCCCGGTCTTGCGGCCGTACCTTTCATCTTCCATACGGCGAGCTTCATCGACGAGGCCGACGAGCGGCTCGCGCGCGATCTGGGCGCGACGGCCTACCTGATCAAGCCGGCGTCCACGACCGCTGTTCTCGAGGCCGTTGCGGAGGGACTGGCCGTGCGGGGGGTGGCAACCGGCTCAGCGGCCCCGGAGCTCGAGGAGTCCGAGCTCGCGAGGCTGCTGGAGGGCTACAGCCACAGGCTTGAGGACAAGCTCGACGACAAGGTGGTCGAGCTGAGGCACGAGAGGGGCGAGCGCGAGGCGGTCCGCGCGGCGCTCGATCACATTCCGGTGCCCGTGCTCACCCTTGACGCTGCCGGACGAGTGGACTTCGTGAATCGCGAGGCCAGGCGGTTCGAGCTCGGGATCGAACCGGCGGAGCCGAGTGGATTCGATGACGAGTATGCAGCAGACGAGATCCGCGACACGCTCTCGGTCGCGAGGCGGTGTCTCGCGGAGCGTCGGGTGTCTGAGACCACCGCCCGTCTCCGGCGACAGGATGGGCGAGTGCGCACGATGCGCGTATCGATCGCGCCGTACGAGGACAGCGCCGGAGAGCCGCTCGGCGTCGTCTGCGCCGGAGCGGATGTGACGGACCAGATGGAGTACGTGGACTTGCTCCGCTATCTCTCGGAGCACGATCCGCTCACCGACCTGCCGAACCGTCGCGTGCTCGAATCGCGCTTCGAGAGGTTGGTCCAGGGATTGAGCTCCGGATCGACGGGTGCGCTGCTGTTCGTCGACGTCGACCACTTCAAGCAGATCAACGACGAGTTCGGGCACGATGTCGGTGATGCGGCGCTGGTCAACATAGCCCGGACGGTGCGGGCATCGGCACCGAGAGAAGCACTCGTCGCGCGCCTGTGCGGCGACGAGTTCGGTGTGCTCGTCGAGGACGTCGGGCGGCGGGGCGCGCAGGAGGTCGCTGAGACGATCCGAGAGGCGGTGTCAGTCGCGCAGGTGGTCCCTGCCGCATCGAGCCGGCAGGTCACCGTGAGCATCGGGGTCAACGTGTTCCCCGATTCCGAGACGGCGGCGCAAGCGCTTCGCACCAGCGACGAAGCGTTGTATCGGGCGAAGCACACGGGCCGAGACCGGACGGAGGTCGTCGAGGCTGCGAAGAGGCGGCCGGCCGATGAGCCGGCGCCCACGCCGGCGATCACGTTCCGGCCGATGCGCAGCACGCTGACGGGCGAGCTGGTCCGGCTGCGGGCGTGCGTCGACCTGGCGAGCGAACCGGACAGCGCGAGCGAGCCCGGCGCCCTAGGCGGGCCACGCGCCACGCGCGCGACGGTGGAGCCGCTCGCGGGAGCCTTGCTCGAGTCGGCAGCAGGGGTGGCGATCTCGATGCCCTTGGGCCTCGGAGACATGCTCGACCCCGCCGTGTTCGGGCGGCTGCAGGAGGAAGTGTCGCGTCGCGGGGCCGACCCGCGGTGCATCGCGCTGGAGGTGCCGGCCGCACATGTGCTGGGGTGCGCGCCCTCCGAGACGTGGATCAGGGCGGCCGGACACTCAGGCTTCGCGATGTGCCTCGCTGTGGATGAGACGTGTGCCAGTGTCGCGGCGCTGCCGTTGTCGGTGTTCTCGGAGCTGTGGTTCCCCGCGTCGGTGCTCGCGCACCTGAAGGACTCAACGGGGGGCTGTGACGCCGCCCTGGCCGAGTGTGATGCCCGCGGTGTCACTCTGGTGGCGACCGGGGTCGACACGCGTGAGTGTCTCGCGCTCGTGGTCGAGGCCGGCGTGGAGGTCGCGGAAGGCCTCGTGATCGGGCCTGACGTTCACGGCCCGAGCGGACTCGCGGAGCCGCCTGAGGGGGATGAGGTACGTTGA
- a CDS encoding response regulator transcription factor, with protein MDSVKVFVMGRKAACVEGLAAMLHAAEGVEVVGRAAEWDSGLTRSRALAADVVVVDMVHCPDCGPAMTADVVRALEGARVVVAGVTGGDVTAIDALEAGALGFINLDHLEPEAVTSAVKAVASGEAVLDSSVSTALLTRMRRLSMRAAAAGPTESSPTIREAEILELLAKGMSNAQMARTLHVSESTVKNHLHAIYSKLGVDSRAQAVSEAIRRGLVTL; from the coding sequence GTGGACTCAGTCAAGGTGTTCGTGATGGGACGGAAGGCGGCATGCGTCGAGGGCCTCGCAGCCATGCTGCACGCCGCTGAAGGTGTTGAGGTGGTCGGTCGGGCAGCGGAGTGGGACTCCGGGCTCACGCGCTCACGGGCACTCGCCGCGGACGTGGTGGTCGTGGACATGGTGCACTGTCCCGACTGCGGCCCGGCGATGACCGCCGATGTCGTGCGGGCTTTGGAGGGCGCGCGAGTCGTCGTGGCGGGCGTGACCGGCGGAGACGTGACCGCGATCGACGCGCTGGAGGCCGGCGCACTCGGATTCATCAACCTGGATCACCTGGAGCCGGAAGCTGTCACCTCGGCGGTCAAGGCGGTGGCGTCGGGCGAGGCCGTCCTCGATTCGAGCGTCTCTACCGCGCTGCTGACCAGGATGCGGAGGCTCTCGATGAGGGCGGCTGCGGCCGGTCCGACGGAATCATCGCCGACGATCCGCGAGGCCGAGATACTCGAGCTGCTCGCGAAGGGCATGTCGAACGCGCAGATGGCCAGGACGCTGCACGTGTCGGAGAGCACCGTGAAGAACCACCTGCACGCGATCTACTCGAAGCTCGGCGTCGATTCCCGGGCGCAGGCGGTCAGCGAGGCGATCCGGAGGGGACTCGTAACCCTCTGA